One genomic region from Pecten maximus chromosome 5, xPecMax1.1, whole genome shotgun sequence encodes:
- the LOC117328485 gene encoding uncharacterized protein LOC117328485: protein MNVNVSRFYNVLTFLEQSDIMNVNVSRFYNVLTFLEQSDIMNVNVSRFYNVLTFLELSDIMNVNIKYRKRQLKHVIRAMDKDKTKCGTQLLKDITLLQAIYWIDSAWKEVDVTTITKCFIKCGFSESQQRIHDDDDNDDDNDDDVPLSVLALSRDLFDCDFKDLVAIDQSMATCDLALTDWNKDAKDILQDITVDDPALSDDDGDDEQGDDEDKPCSICEGEFYIKRLRALAISQGKSKMLNHVMGVDECLLEMRMDNVEGLVQQSKISDFFLQK from the exons ATGAATGTTAATGTCAGTCGGTTCTACAATGTATTGACATTCCTCGAGCAGTCTGACATTATGAATGTTAATGTCAGTCGGTTCTACAATGTATTGACATTCCTCGAGCAGTCTGACATTATGAATGTTAATGTCAGTCGGTTCTACAATGTATTGACATTCCTCGAGCTGTCTGACATTATGAATGTTAAT ATAAAGTACAGGAAGCGACAGTTAAAACATGTTATTCGTGCCATGGACAAGGACAAAACAAAATGTGGTACACAGCTTTTGAAGGACATAACTTTACTTCAGGCCATTTATTGGATTGACAGTGCGTGGAAGGAAGTCGATGTGACAACCATCACAAAGTGTTTTATAAAATGTGGGTTTTCAGAATCTCAACAACGCATACATgacgatgatgataatgatgacgacaatgatgatgatgttcCTCTGTCAGTGCTTGCTTTGTCTAGGGACTTGTTCGACTGTGACTTTAAAGATTTGGTTGCGATTGACCAATCGATGGCCACCTGTGACCTAGCTCTCACCGACTGGAACAAGGATGCCAAAGACATACTGCAGGATATAACTGTAGATGATCCAGCACTcagtgatgatgatggtgatgatgagcAAGGAGATGATGAAGATAAACCCTGCTCAATTTGTGAGGGCGAGTTCTATATCAAGCGATTGCGAGCACTAGCCATTTCTCAGGGGAAATCCAAAATGTTAAATCATGTCATGGGAGTTGATGAGTGTCTACTTGAAATGAGAATGGATAATGTAGAAGGACTAGTACAGCAGTCGAAGATATCCGACTTCTTTCTTCAGAAGTAA